A stretch of Geobacter sp. DNA encodes these proteins:
- a CDS encoding NAD-dependent epimerase/dehydratase family protein, whose translation MKALVTGGGGFLGGVIVRMLRERGIPVRSFSRSTYPALSLLGAEQVQGDLGDREAVIRAAQGCDIVYHVAAKAGVWGAYADFHRANVIGTANVIDACRLSGISRLVHTSSPSVVFDGSDIESGDESLPFPQRYEAHYPQTKAMAEQMVIAANSPELATVALRPHLIWGPGDNHLVPRIIARAKAGRLRRIGNRPCLVDTVYVDNAAEAHLAAAERLSPGSAVAGRVYFISNGEPLPLWDMVNGILASAGMPPVKRSISPRMALLAGTICETLWPLLRLKGEPPMTHFVANELSTAHWFSIEAARRDLGYQPTVSISEGLERLRTWFIASTKAGPTADQR comes from the coding sequence TTGAAGGCGCTGGTAACCGGAGGAGGCGGCTTTCTCGGCGGCGTGATCGTCAGGATGCTGCGTGAGCGGGGCATCCCGGTCCGCAGCTTTTCCCGCAGCACATACCCGGCCTTGTCGCTCCTTGGCGCAGAGCAGGTGCAGGGTGACCTCGGTGACCGGGAGGCGGTGATCCGGGCGGCACAGGGCTGCGACATCGTGTACCACGTTGCCGCCAAGGCCGGTGTCTGGGGGGCATACGCCGATTTCCACCGGGCAAACGTCATCGGCACGGCGAACGTCATCGATGCCTGCCGCTTAAGCGGCATCTCCAGACTGGTCCATACCAGTTCGCCGAGTGTGGTCTTCGACGGCAGCGATATCGAAAGTGGGGATGAATCCCTCCCTTTCCCACAGCGTTATGAGGCCCACTACCCGCAGACCAAGGCCATGGCCGAGCAGATGGTGATTGCCGCCAACTCTCCCGAGCTGGCAACAGTCGCACTCCGTCCCCATCTCATCTGGGGTCCGGGAGACAATCACCTGGTGCCGCGCATCATTGCCAGGGCAAAAGCGGGAAGGCTCCGCCGGATCGGCAACCGACCCTGCCTGGTGGACACCGTCTATGTCGACAACGCCGCAGAGGCGCATCTGGCAGCGGCCGAGCGGCTTTCACCCGGAAGCGCGGTCGCCGGCAGAGTCTATTTCATCAGCAACGGCGAGCCGCTTCCGCTCTGGGACATGGTGAACGGCATCCTAGCCTCGGCCGGGATGCCACCGGTCAAGCGGAGCATCTCACCCCGCATGGCCCTGCTGGCCGGTACCATCTGCGAAACCCTCTGGCCGCTGCTGCGGCTCAAGGGGGAGCCCCCCATGACACATTTCGTGGCCAATGAGCTTTCCACGGCGCACTGGTTTTCCATTGAGGCTGCCAGGCGGGATCTGGGCTATCAGCCTACGGTCTCCATCAGCGAAGGGCTCGAACGGCTGCGTACCTGGTTCATAGCCTCAACCAAGGCCGGTCCAACTGCAGATCAGCGCTAG
- a CDS encoding integration host factor subunit alpha yields the protein MTKADIVEKIYEKVGFSKKESAELVEMVFDIIKGTLEDGDKIKIAGFGNFVVKSKADRRGRNPQTGEEITITARKILTFKPSQVLKSSLNN from the coding sequence ATGACCAAAGCTGACATTGTCGAAAAGATCTATGAGAAGGTGGGTTTTTCCAAGAAGGAATCCGCCGAACTGGTTGAAATGGTTTTCGACATAATCAAAGGGACTCTGGAAGATGGCGATAAGATCAAGATTGCCGGCTTCGGCAATTTTGTGGTGAAGAGCAAGGCCGACCGTCGCGGCAGAAACCCGCAGACCGGCGAAGAAATCACCATCACGGCACGGAAGATTCTTACCTTTAAACCGAGCCAGGTTCTGAAGTCTTCTCTGAATAATTGA
- a CDS encoding MerR family transcriptional regulator, translating to MVSHQPDKLYYKIGEVSRLLGLKPSVLRFWEQEFPQLKPRKSSTGQRLYAKRELDLLQQLKGLVYGDKLTLEGARKVIAQPQQKTVAEDTQQVHIQDIKKILIAVKEELYRLRREMD from the coding sequence ATGGTCAGTCATCAGCCCGACAAACTGTACTACAAGATCGGCGAGGTATCTCGTCTCCTTGGATTGAAACCTTCGGTACTCAGGTTTTGGGAGCAGGAGTTTCCCCAGTTAAAACCAAGGAAAAGCTCGACAGGACAGCGCCTGTATGCCAAGAGAGAGCTGGATCTGCTGCAACAGCTCAAGGGACTGGTCTACGGTGACAAGCTGACCCTGGAGGGTGCGCGAAAGGTCATTGCGCAGCCACAGCAGAAGACGGTTGCAGAAGATACCCAACAGGTCCATATTCAGGACATCAAAAAGATCCTGATTGCAGTAAAAGAAGAGTTATACCGTTTAAGAAGAGAGATGGACTGA